In one Halosimplex halophilum genomic region, the following are encoded:
- a CDS encoding acyl-CoA dehydrogenase family protein → MEFALTQEQRQIRDTVAEFVDEEVVPRAAEIDETDEFPADLVDRMADLGLMGMPIPEEYGGAGLDYHAYPEALVEISRGSGGLGTVVAAHVSLACNMVYEFGDESQREQYLVPMAEGEEIGAFALSEPGAGSDVPAMETTAEPVGDTAGGEPDSYVIDGGKLWISNGSVADTVVVFAKTDPEAGGKGISSFVVRPDEDEGFHVEGTEHKLGDKGCPTAELRFDEMELPADRRLGEEGEGFVQALKTLNGGRITIAARSIGLAQAALDDALEYAQDREQFDQPISEFQAIQHKLADMDTKIRAARYLMHAAADRKMRGERYVKEAAQAKLYASEMAREVCNEAIQIHGGYGYTRDFAVERYYRDAKLSEIYEGTSEVLRNTIADQLLE, encoded by the coding sequence ATGGAGTTCGCCCTCACGCAGGAGCAGCGCCAGATCCGCGACACGGTCGCGGAGTTCGTCGACGAGGAGGTCGTCCCGCGGGCCGCCGAGATCGACGAGACCGACGAGTTCCCCGCCGACCTGGTCGACCGGATGGCCGACCTGGGCCTGATGGGGATGCCGATCCCCGAGGAGTACGGCGGCGCCGGCCTCGACTACCACGCCTACCCCGAGGCGCTCGTCGAGATATCCCGTGGCTCCGGCGGCCTCGGGACCGTCGTCGCGGCGCACGTCTCGCTGGCCTGCAACATGGTCTACGAGTTCGGCGACGAGTCACAGCGCGAGCAGTATCTGGTCCCGATGGCCGAAGGCGAGGAGATCGGCGCGTTCGCGCTTTCCGAACCCGGTGCGGGGAGCGACGTACCGGCGATGGAGACCACGGCCGAACCCGTCGGCGACACCGCGGGTGGCGAACCCGATAGCTACGTCATCGACGGCGGGAAGCTGTGGATCTCCAACGGCTCCGTGGCCGACACGGTGGTCGTCTTCGCCAAGACCGACCCCGAGGCCGGCGGCAAGGGAATCTCCTCCTTTGTCGTCCGCCCCGACGAGGACGAGGGGTTCCACGTCGAAGGGACCGAGCACAAGCTCGGCGACAAGGGCTGCCCGACGGCGGAGCTGCGCTTCGACGAGATGGAGCTCCCCGCCGACCGCCGACTCGGGGAGGAAGGCGAGGGGTTCGTCCAGGCGCTCAAGACGCTCAACGGCGGACGGATCACCATCGCCGCACGCTCCATCGGGCTCGCGCAGGCCGCGCTCGACGACGCGCTCGAATACGCACAGGACCGCGAGCAGTTCGACCAGCCCATCTCGGAGTTCCAGGCGATCCAGCACAAGCTCGCGGACATGGACACGAAGATCCGGGCGGCTCGCTATCTCATGCACGCCGCCGCCGACAGGAAGATGCGCGGCGAGCGCTACGTCAAGGAGGCCGCCCAGGCGAAGCTGTACGCCTCCGAGATGGCCCGCGAGGTGTGCAACGAGGCCATCCAGATCCACGGCGGCTACGGCTACACGCGGGACTTCGCCGTCGAGCGGTACTACCGCGACGCGAAGCTATCGGAGATCTACGAGGGCACCAGCGAGGTGCTGCGGAACACGATCGCCGACCAGCTGCTGGAGTGA
- a CDS encoding RPA12/RPB9/RPC11 RNA polymerase family protein, translating into MQFCDECGSMMHTEGGAWVCRSCENEVARDSQAEAAMTTQDGQRDDEAPAVADATQDSSETMQEPCPAEDCDSDRAYYEMMPKPGGSYEVRLFTCVECGHKWRES; encoded by the coding sequence ATGCAATTCTGTGACGAGTGCGGTTCGATGATGCACACGGAGGGCGGCGCCTGGGTGTGTCGCTCCTGTGAGAACGAGGTGGCGCGGGACTCGCAAGCGGAAGCGGCGATGACGACCCAGGACGGACAGCGGGACGACGAGGCGCCCGCCGTGGCCGACGCGACCCAGGACTCCTCCGAGACGATGCAGGAGCCCTGTCCGGCGGAGGACTGCGACAGCGACCGGGCCTACTACGAGATGATGCCGAAGCCGGGCGGCTCCTACGAGGTCCGGCTGTTCACCTGCGTCGAGTGCGGCCACAAGTGGCGCGAGTCCTGA
- a CDS encoding nucleoside hydrolase: MRRVIVDTDTAGDDTQALALSVLTDRLSVEAVTVVAGNVEFDRQVENAKYTLSLVDATDVPVYEGARSPLVKSHEHATEIHGEGGLGGDLFPDTDIDSAEGFAPDEIVARCREAPGEITLLCIGPLTNLALAHARAEDLPELVDEVWVMGGAVECRGNVTPAAEFNLWADPDAAKRVLDGFDVTLVDWGLCLRTALGPDTLEEIDAMDTDLAEFFREVTRVVRERGEAGGLDGITQPDGLAAALLAYPELRERVESYPVAVDEREGLTRGYTSVDFEGVTGEPADTRIVEAADSERFAAVALAMLRDRDPDAALE; encoded by the coding sequence ATGCGACGCGTCATCGTCGACACGGACACGGCCGGCGACGACACCCAGGCGCTGGCGCTTTCGGTCCTGACCGACCGGCTGTCCGTCGAGGCCGTCACCGTCGTCGCCGGCAACGTCGAGTTCGACCGCCAGGTCGAGAACGCCAAGTACACGCTCTCGCTGGTCGACGCGACCGATGTCCCCGTCTACGAGGGCGCCCGCTCGCCGCTGGTGAAGTCCCACGAACACGCCACCGAGATCCACGGCGAAGGCGGGCTCGGCGGCGACCTCTTTCCCGACACCGACATCGACTCCGCGGAGGGGTTCGCGCCCGACGAGATCGTCGCCCGCTGTCGCGAGGCACCGGGCGAGATCACCCTGCTCTGTATCGGCCCGCTCACGAATCTCGCGCTCGCGCACGCCCGCGCGGAAGACCTCCCGGAGCTCGTCGACGAGGTGTGGGTGATGGGCGGCGCCGTCGAGTGCCGGGGCAACGTCACCCCCGCCGCCGAGTTCAACCTCTGGGCCGACCCCGACGCCGCGAAACGCGTCCTCGACGGCTTCGACGTGACGCTCGTCGACTGGGGACTCTGCCTGCGGACCGCGCTCGGCCCCGACACCCTCGAGGAGATCGACGCGATGGACACCGACCTGGCCGAGTTCTTCCGCGAGGTGACCAGGGTCGTCCGCGAGCGGGGCGAAGCCGGCGGCCTCGACGGCATCACCCAGCCGGACGGGCTGGCCGCCGCGCTGCTGGCCTATCCCGAACTCCGCGAGCGCGTCGAGTCGTACCCCGTGGCGGTGGACGAACGCGAGGGTCTCACCCGGGGGTACACCAGCGTCGACTTCGAGGGCGTGACCGGGGAGCCTGCGGACACCCGGATCGTCGAAGCCGCCGATTCCGAGCGGTTCGCCGCGGTCGCTCTGGCGATGCTCCGCGACCGCGACCCCGACGCCGCCTTGGAGTAA
- a CDS encoding DUF7120 family protein, producing MPTVEVSLPEDVFTKLERMTEEEFVSREAAVEELLSMGLDAYTRDTGEEVAETDMADEFADDMWDTAEDPGMREEDDDFSF from the coding sequence ATGCCCACAGTCGAAGTATCACTCCCGGAGGACGTATTCACGAAGCTCGAACGCATGACCGAGGAGGAGTTCGTCAGCCGCGAGGCCGCGGTCGAGGAGCTGCTCTCGATGGGACTGGACGCCTACACCCGCGACACCGGCGAGGAGGTCGCCGAGACCGACATGGCCGACGAGTTCGCCGACGACATGTGGGACACCGCCGAGGACCCCGGAATGCGCGAGGAGGACGACGACTTCTCGTTCTGA
- a CDS encoding type IV pilin, giving the protein MDINGLRSDDDAVSPVIGVVLMVAITVVLAAVIASLVLGYGNQTGPQTPTTSFEDEYTPAPDHAGSGYATIAHAGGDSVAFDTLYVRGSGFNTSDTAHGNVQSSDSLDVQDEFYEDGTEVRLHVNETGFWPADRTSGEDSRIVSEDSINVPVDRDYELTLVYRSPQDGTSSIVYTAEGPGA; this is encoded by the coding sequence ATGGACATCAACGGGCTACGTTCGGACGACGACGCGGTGTCGCCGGTCATCGGCGTCGTACTGATGGTCGCGATCACGGTCGTCCTCGCGGCCGTCATCGCGTCGCTCGTCCTCGGGTACGGGAACCAGACGGGACCGCAGACGCCGACCACGAGTTTCGAGGACGAGTACACGCCGGCCCCCGACCACGCGGGGTCGGGCTACGCGACGATCGCACACGCCGGCGGCGACTCGGTCGCGTTCGACACGCTGTACGTCCGCGGGTCGGGGTTCAACACCTCGGACACCGCCCACGGGAACGTGCAGTCCTCGGACTCGCTGGACGTGCAGGACGAGTTCTACGAGGACGGGACGGAGGTCCGGCTCCACGTCAACGAGACCGGGTTCTGGCCCGCCGACCGCACCTCCGGCGAGGACAGCCGGATCGTCTCCGAGGACTCGATCAACGTCCCCGTCGACCGCGACTACGAACTGACGCTGGTGTACCGCTCTCCCCAGGACGGGACCTCGTCTATCGTCTACACCGCCGAAGGCCCCGGCGCCTGA
- a CDS encoding FxsA family protein, translated as MLRYLGLLLLVPLLDSLLLLFLVTQTQISAPLMVLVVVLTGLLGMLLVRAEGRHTVRKIQQKLAAGELPTDELIDGAFLLVAGALTLTPGLVTDAIGILLVVPVTRAPIRWVVREKILVPYMDKKSGGFATGNVYIGGFPFGGDGGPNVGGQGPGPAGPPDGDAYDLDEEAYDIDFEDDDSGDRRGFD; from the coding sequence ATGCTCCGGTATCTGGGGTTGCTGTTGCTGGTGCCGCTTTTGGACTCGCTGCTCCTGCTCTTCCTGGTGACCCAGACCCAGATCAGCGCCCCGCTGATGGTGCTCGTCGTCGTGTTGACCGGTCTCCTCGGGATGTTGCTCGTCCGCGCCGAGGGGCGCCACACCGTCAGGAAGATACAGCAGAAACTCGCCGCCGGCGAACTCCCGACCGACGAGCTGATCGACGGAGCCTTCCTGCTCGTGGCCGGCGCGCTGACGCTCACGCCCGGCCTCGTGACCGACGCCATCGGCATCCTGCTGGTCGTTCCGGTGACCCGCGCACCCATCCGCTGGGTGGTCAGGGAGAAGATCCTCGTCCCCTACATGGACAAGAAGAGCGGCGGGTTCGCCACCGGCAACGTCTACATCGGCGGCTTCCCCTTCGGCGGCGACGGCGGCCCCAACGTCGGCGGTCAGGGCCCCGGCCCCGCCGGCCCTCCCGACGGCGACGCCTACGACCTCGACGAGGAGGCCTACGACATCGACTTCGAGGACGACGATTCCGGCGACCGGCGCGGCTTCGACTGA
- a CDS encoding cytochrome P450 — protein sequence MATHDAADGAGGTDAEALRQSTAGDRPPGPDGIPVVGNTLQFLRDPLAFYARCAAYEDDVVAYRVATSDGYMLKHPADIERVLVTDDADYRRASIIRDSLGQIADGGLFLMEGEAWQAHRGALQPSFYRDRVESYADMMARFADERAAEWADRDAEAGPLAVSEEMRTLTLEILAKTLLDVDIRGRESAIRDAAAAISDRFDAGSLSALLPLWVPTPANRRCRRAVSEFDDAIADIVAERRASDDEFEDLLSILLSIDPDDGTEGEGLSEQQIRDHLFTFLFAGHETTALTLSYAITLLANDPERQARLHEELDSVLGDGSDGSAADAERPGAADLFELDYLDRVVDEALRLYPPAYTVFREPTRDVELGGYRIPEGSTISMPQWVVHRDERWYDDPDAFRPERWTDDFRESLPEYAYYPFGGGPRHCIGMRFALMEAKLVLATLTARFAFDAVTEPPLDLSMQITLQPEEPLEVTLRER from the coding sequence ATGGCAACCCACGACGCCGCCGACGGGGCCGGGGGGACGGACGCCGAAGCGCTCCGGCAGTCCACGGCCGGCGACCGGCCGCCCGGCCCCGACGGGATTCCGGTGGTCGGCAACACCCTCCAGTTCCTCCGGGACCCGCTGGCGTTCTACGCGCGCTGCGCCGCCTACGAGGACGACGTGGTCGCCTACCGCGTCGCCACCAGCGACGGCTACATGCTCAAACACCCCGCCGACATCGAGCGGGTGCTCGTCACCGACGACGCCGACTACCGCCGCGCGTCGATCATCCGCGACTCGCTCGGCCAGATCGCCGACGGCGGCCTCTTCCTGATGGAGGGGGAAGCCTGGCAGGCCCACCGCGGCGCCCTCCAGCCCTCCTTCTACCGCGACCGCGTCGAGTCCTACGCCGACATGATGGCCCGCTTCGCCGACGAGCGCGCCGCCGAGTGGGCCGACCGCGACGCCGAGGCCGGCCCGCTGGCCGTCAGCGAGGAAATGCGGACGCTCACCCTCGAAATCCTCGCGAAGACGCTGCTCGACGTGGACATCCGCGGCCGGGAGTCGGCCATCCGCGACGCCGCCGCGGCCATCTCCGACCGCTTCGACGCCGGCTCGCTTTCCGCGCTGCTCCCGCTGTGGGTCCCCACGCCCGCCAACCGCCGGTGTCGCCGCGCCGTCTCCGAGTTCGACGACGCCATCGCCGACATCGTCGCCGAGCGCCGCGCCAGCGACGACGAGTTCGAGGACCTCCTCTCCATCCTGCTGTCCATCGACCCCGACGACGGGACCGAAGGGGAGGGCCTCTCCGAGCAACAGATCCGCGACCACCTCTTTACCTTCCTGTTCGCCGGCCACGAGACCACCGCGCTCACGCTCTCGTACGCCATCACCCTGCTCGCGAACGACCCCGAGCGGCAGGCCCGCCTGCACGAGGAACTCGATTCGGTGCTGGGCGACGGGAGCGATGGCAGCGCCGCCGACGCCGAGCGGCCGGGTGCGGCGGACCTGTTCGAGCTGGACTACCTCGACCGGGTCGTCGACGAGGCGCTGCGGCTGTATCCGCCGGCCTACACCGTCTTCCGCGAGCCCACGCGCGACGTGGAACTCGGCGGCTACCGGATCCCCGAGGGGTCGACCATCTCGATGCCCCAGTGGGTCGTCCACCGCGACGAGCGATGGTACGACGACCCGGACGCCTTCCGCCCGGAGCGGTGGACCGACGACTTCCGCGAGTCTCTGCCGGAGTACGCCTACTACCCCTTCGGCGGCGGCCCGCGCCACTGCATCGGGATGCGCTTCGCCCTCATGGAGGCCAAGCTCGTGCTCGCGACGCTCACTGCCCGGTTCGCGTTCGACGCGGTCACCGAACCGCCGCTGGACCTCTCGATGCAGATCACCCTCCAGCCCGAGGAACCGCTCGAAGTGACTCTCCGCGAGCGGTAG
- a CDS encoding AAA family ATPase encodes MTVIGIVGLPGSGKSEAAAVAREAGVPVVTMGDVIRQACRDRGLDPATHHGEMARTLREENGPDAIARESLPLIEDHLEDADTVVVDGIRSDVEVERFVEAFGDEFTLVEVHAPAELRAERLDLRGRDASAEEGGESLEERDERELGFGMGEAMAMADLTVENDGSLAEFQAAIERLLADGPGAVADGTNEGDTDETDTDE; translated from the coding sequence ATGACAGTCATCGGGATCGTCGGGCTGCCCGGCAGCGGGAAGAGCGAGGCCGCGGCGGTCGCGCGGGAGGCGGGCGTCCCCGTCGTCACGATGGGCGACGTGATCCGCCAGGCCTGCCGCGACCGCGGGCTCGACCCCGCCACCCACCACGGGGAGATGGCCCGCACCCTCCGCGAGGAGAACGGCCCCGACGCCATCGCCAGGGAGTCGCTCCCGCTCATCGAGGACCACCTCGAGGACGCGGACACCGTCGTCGTCGACGGCATCCGCTCGGACGTGGAGGTCGAGCGGTTCGTCGAAGCGTTCGGCGACGAGTTCACCCTCGTGGAGGTCCACGCGCCCGCCGAGCTGCGCGCGGAGCGCCTCGACCTGCGCGGCCGCGACGCCTCCGCCGAGGAGGGCGGCGAGTCCCTCGAAGAGCGCGACGAGCGCGAACTCGGCTTCGGCATGGGCGAGGCCATGGCGATGGCTGACCTGACGGTCGAGAACGACGGCAGTCTCGCGGAGTTCCAGGCCGCCATCGAGCGCCTGCTCGCCGACGGTCCCGGGGCGGTCGCGGACGGCACGAACGAGGGCGACACGGACGAGACCGACACCGACGAATGA
- a CDS encoding RNA-binding domain-containing protein: protein MSTVYSVDVQITAPVNDTEVTDRVADAVTNLFPGAEVDHEHGEIVATAHEMETLSESLHRQEILDTARGAFFEDLRGDTFSFDLKKQAAFQGVVNFAVGDPSELGDIHVRVRVNEPDAESYIDHVAPPTKEGKPIDPDG, encoded by the coding sequence ATGAGCACCGTCTACTCAGTCGACGTACAGATCACCGCGCCGGTCAACGATACCGAGGTGACCGACAGGGTCGCCGACGCGGTCACGAACCTCTTCCCCGGCGCCGAGGTCGACCACGAGCACGGCGAGATCGTCGCCACCGCCCACGAGATGGAGACGCTCTCGGAGTCGCTGCACCGCCAGGAGATCCTCGACACCGCCCGCGGCGCCTTCTTCGAGGACCTGCGCGGCGACACCTTCTCGTTCGACCTGAAGAAGCAGGCCGCCTTCCAGGGCGTCGTCAACTTCGCCGTCGGCGACCCGAGCGAACTCGGCGACATCCACGTCCGCGTGCGCGTGAACGAACCCGACGCCGAGTCGTACATCGACCACGTCGCCCCGCCGACGAAAGAGGGCAAACCGATCGACCCCGACGGGTAG
- a CDS encoding HAD family hydrolase, which yields MAAVFFDVDGTLVRWSGDYAEILRDAFERAGIADPDDAWLESYDEHFFEHFGAFAGDPYHRAFAEVCEDHAVDARPGDLAEALVAAEFDAVEPVPGVAETVENLADTHTLGILTNGIPDVQFGKVDEIGLLDRFDVRVASHDPEIEATKPDRDIYAAAKARVDAERYVMVGDDREPDIDGAREHGFETIHVDATATDLSAPDFRTLATLL from the coding sequence ATGGCAGCGGTCTTCTTCGACGTGGACGGAACGCTGGTGCGCTGGTCGGGCGACTACGCGGAGATACTGCGCGACGCTTTCGAGCGAGCGGGTATCGCTGACCCGGACGACGCGTGGCTGGAGTCGTACGACGAGCACTTCTTCGAGCACTTCGGTGCGTTCGCTGGCGACCCGTATCACCGGGCGTTCGCGGAGGTCTGCGAGGACCACGCCGTCGACGCCCGCCCCGGAGACCTCGCTGAGGCGCTCGTCGCCGCGGAGTTCGACGCCGTCGAGCCGGTCCCCGGCGTCGCCGAGACCGTCGAGAACCTGGCCGACACCCACACGCTGGGCATCCTGACGAACGGGATCCCCGACGTGCAGTTCGGGAAGGTCGACGAGATCGGACTGCTCGACCGCTTCGACGTTCGCGTCGCCTCCCACGACCCCGAAATCGAGGCGACCAAACCAGACCGGGACATCTACGCGGCGGCGAAGGCCCGGGTCGACGCCGAGCGGTACGTGATGGTCGGCGACGACCGCGAACCCGACATCGACGGCGCTCGCGAGCACGGTTTCGAGACGATCCACGTCGACGCGACCGCCACGGACCTGTCGGCGCCCGACTTCCGGACGCTGGCCACGCTGCTCTGA
- a CDS encoding molybdopterin-dependent oxidoreductase, which translates to MSRLPRIEPPPRVVDASLLAAVVLLLATGGVSLVSGRPAGAWVFDVHAVAGLATVVLLAWKLRRVRHRLRPGALDATRLLSALLGVVAAAALATGVWWVFGGRLDLGPWGLLNLHIGLGLLVPLLLLLHLRQRFALPTRESVSDRRNALRYAALVGSGAVAWQAQEVANRVFDTAGAERRFTGSRERGSDAGNGFPVTSWVADDPDPVDREAWSLTVEGRVREPLELSDDDVTGGEDLDSPIAPAERRALLDCTSGWYSEHDWRGVRVGDLLDAADPEEGAAWVQFRSVTGYRWSLPLSEAGDALLATHVDGERLSHGHGAPLRLVAPGRRGFQWVKWVESVKVTRRRELGEWIAVFVSWYDG; encoded by the coding sequence ATGAGCCGGCTCCCGCGGATCGAACCGCCGCCACGGGTCGTCGACGCGTCGCTGCTCGCGGCAGTGGTCCTGCTGCTCGCGACGGGCGGGGTGAGTCTCGTCTCCGGCCGTCCCGCGGGCGCCTGGGTGTTCGACGTCCACGCGGTGGCGGGGCTGGCGACGGTGGTCCTGCTGGCCTGGAAGCTCCGGCGGGTGCGCCACCGGCTCCGGCCGGGCGCCCTCGACGCGACGCGGCTGCTGTCGGCGCTGCTGGGCGTCGTCGCGGCGGCGGCGCTGGCGACCGGCGTCTGGTGGGTGTTCGGCGGGCGACTCGACCTGGGTCCCTGGGGGCTGTTGAACCTCCACATCGGACTGGGACTGCTCGTCCCCCTCCTGTTGCTCCTCCACCTCCGCCAGCGGTTCGCGCTGCCGACGCGGGAGTCCGTTTCCGACCGGCGCAACGCGCTGCGGTACGCCGCGCTGGTCGGGTCGGGCGCCGTCGCGTGGCAGGCGCAGGAGGTCGCCAACCGCGTCTTCGACACGGCGGGGGCCGAGCGGCGGTTCACCGGATCGCGCGAGCGCGGTAGCGACGCCGGCAACGGTTTCCCCGTCACCTCGTGGGTCGCCGACGACCCCGACCCCGTCGACCGCGAGGCGTGGTCGCTGACCGTCGAGGGCCGGGTGCGCGAGCCGCTGGAACTGTCCGACGACGACGTGACGGGCGGAGAGGATCTGGATTCCCCGATAGCGCCAGCCGAGCGGCGGGCCCTCCTCGATTGCACGAGCGGCTGGTACTCCGAGCACGACTGGCGGGGCGTCCGCGTCGGCGACCTCCTCGACGCGGCCGACCCCGAGGAGGGGGCGGCCTGGGTGCAGTTCCGGTCGGTGACGGGCTACCGGTGGAGCCTCCCGCTCTCGGAGGCCGGCGACGCGCTGCTGGCGACCCACGTCGACGGCGAGCGGCTCAGCCACGGTCACGGCGCGCCGCTGCGGCTGGTCGCGCCCGGGCGCCGCGGCTTCCAGTGGGTCAAGTGGGTCGAGTCGGTCAAAGTGACCCGCCGGCGCGAACTCGGCGAGTGGATCGCCGTCTTCGTCAGCTGGTACGACGGCTGA
- a CDS encoding MaoC/PaaZ C-terminal domain-containing protein: MLRPPAVTELMEDAETAPPDEDALAVARRLDEPGVEAVVVVDAGEVVGIVTESDVVALVVEDRDPEALTAADVLSSPVHTAAPDESVVDAAERLRAHGIEALPVVDGGELRGVVTTTLCSQYLPHVRRAAPEAGGDDDRVRETERADTAYEKADWSFEYVGHPDSIDVGDVVRFSKPLDEAEVEAFADASGDTNRLHLDDEYARGTRFGRRIVHGTLVAGVVSAALARLPGLVVYLSQEVSYLGPVDIGDRVTAACEVVEAVGEDRYRLTTTVTDGGDETVVDGEAVVLADPIPETA; the protein is encoded by the coding sequence ATGCTTCGCCCGCCCGCAGTCACGGAGTTGATGGAGGACGCGGAGACGGCGCCGCCCGACGAGGACGCGCTGGCGGTCGCGCGGCGGCTCGACGAACCCGGGGTCGAGGCGGTCGTGGTCGTCGACGCCGGCGAGGTCGTCGGCATCGTCACGGAGTCGGACGTGGTCGCGCTGGTCGTCGAGGACCGGGACCCCGAGGCGCTGACGGCCGCGGACGTGCTGTCGAGTCCGGTCCACACCGCCGCGCCCGACGAGTCGGTCGTCGACGCCGCCGAGCGCCTCCGCGCCCACGGGATCGAGGCGCTGCCGGTGGTCGACGGCGGCGAACTTCGCGGCGTCGTCACGACGACGCTGTGCTCGCAGTACCTCCCGCACGTCCGCCGGGCCGCGCCGGAAGCGGGGGGCGACGACGACCGCGTCCGCGAGACCGAGCGCGCCGACACCGCCTACGAGAAGGCCGACTGGTCGTTCGAGTACGTCGGCCACCCCGACAGCATCGACGTGGGCGACGTGGTGCGGTTCTCGAAGCCGCTCGACGAGGCGGAGGTCGAGGCGTTCGCCGACGCCAGCGGCGACACCAACCGCCTGCACCTCGACGACGAGTACGCCCGCGGGACCCGCTTCGGCCGGCGCATCGTCCACGGGACGCTCGTCGCCGGCGTCGTCAGCGCCGCGCTCGCCCGGCTCCCGGGGCTCGTCGTCTACCTCTCCCAGGAGGTCAGCTACCTCGGCCCGGTCGACATCGGCGACCGGGTCACGGCCGCCTGCGAGGTGGTCGAGGCGGTCGGCGAGGACCGCTACCGGCTCACGACGACCGTCACCGACGGCGGCGACGAGACGGTCGTCGACGGGGAGGCGGTCGTCCTCGCCGACCCGATCCCCGAAACCGCCTGA
- a CDS encoding outer membrane protein assembly factor BamB family protein, whose translation MVRGADEDGDDPVWSRRRLLRWGLAVGAGALSGCSLFDAPDGSTVTPAPVEGAATDEGDPQADTPAPGSGRAGGETATSGEGRTDERTATPAPPDGWPVVQGDDAHTGWRPESTGPTAGPGSAVEPAWSVGLGGAVRGSVAVAGGTAYVGSGDGTVTALAASGTGTSGTGAPAASDDTSGAERWTRETGAAVRATPTVAGGVVYCGDEGGTLTALEADDGRERWSFAVAGDRAGPSAVRGGPVVADGTVRFGATDGRVYAVNAADGSERWRFDAGGFLGVAAPVALADGRVFAGSYAGRIYALDADTGREEWRYVGPGGVRTWSGPTVADGVVYAGASPGGIAAVDALDGTEWWRRETDGPVFSSPAVADDTLYVGTDGGSVLALDTADGTERWRHETDGAVKSSPAVVDGRVYVGTDGGSVLALDAGDGTERWRAALGGRVTSSPAVVDGRVYVGDGTGDVHALGAVDR comes from the coding sequence ATGGTCCGGGGTGCGGACGAGGACGGGGACGACCCGGTGTGGTCGCGACGGCGGTTGCTCCGGTGGGGGCTGGCGGTCGGCGCCGGCGCGCTGAGCGGCTGCTCGCTGTTCGACGCCCCCGACGGGTCGACCGTCACGCCCGCCCCGGTCGAGGGCGCGGCGACGGACGAGGGCGACCCGCAGGCGGACACCCCTGCGCCCGGTAGCGGACGGGCGGGTGGGGAGACGGCGACATCCGGGGAGGGACGGACCGACGAGCGGACGGCGACACCCGCGCCGCCGGACGGATGGCCGGTGGTCCAGGGCGACGACGCCCACACGGGGTGGCGGCCCGAGAGCACGGGACCCACCGCCGGTCCGGGATCGGCGGTCGAACCGGCGTGGTCGGTCGGTCTCGGCGGGGCGGTCCGGGGGTCGGTCGCGGTGGCCGGCGGGACCGCCTACGTCGGGAGCGGGGACGGGACGGTCACCGCGCTGGCCGCGTCGGGGACCGGAACGTCGGGAACCGGCGCTCCAGCGGCGTCCGACGACACGTCCGGAGCGGAGCGCTGGACCCGCGAGACGGGCGCGGCGGTGCGCGCGACGCCGACGGTCGCGGGCGGGGTCGTCTACTGCGGCGACGAGGGCGGGACGCTGACGGCGCTGGAGGCGGACGACGGGCGCGAGCGGTGGTCGTTCGCGGTCGCGGGCGACCGCGCCGGGCCGTCGGCGGTGCGGGGCGGGCCGGTGGTCGCGGACGGCACGGTCCGGTTCGGCGCGACGGACGGGCGCGTCTACGCCGTCAACGCCGCCGACGGGTCGGAGCGGTGGCGGTTCGACGCGGGCGGGTTCCTCGGCGTCGCCGCCCCGGTCGCGCTCGCCGACGGGCGGGTGTTCGCCGGGAGCTACGCCGGCCGTATCTACGCCCTCGACGCCGACACCGGACGGGAGGAGTGGCGCTACGTCGGCCCGGGCGGGGTCCGGACGTGGTCCGGCCCGACGGTCGCCGACGGCGTCGTCTACGCGGGCGCCAGCCCGGGCGGGATCGCCGCTGTCGACGCGCTCGACGGCACCGAGTGGTGGCGCCGCGAGACCGACGGCCCGGTCTTCTCCTCGCCCGCGGTCGCCGACGACACCCTCTACGTCGGGACCGACGGCGGGTCGGTGCTGGCGCTCGACACCGCCGACGGGACGGAACGCTGGCGCCACGAGACCGACGGGGCCGTCAAGTCCTCGCCCGCCGTGGTCGACGGACGCGTCTACGTCGGCACCGACGGCGGGTCGGTGCTCGCGCTCGACGCCGGCGACGGGACGGAACGCTGGCGGGCCGCGCTCGGCGGTCGCGTGACGAGTTCGCCGGCCGTAGTCGACGGGCGCGTCTACGTCGGCGACGGGACGGGGGATGTCCACGCGCTCGGCGCTGTGGACCGGTGA